One window of the Tachypleus tridentatus isolate NWPU-2018 chromosome 10, ASM421037v1, whole genome shotgun sequence genome contains the following:
- the LOC143229400 gene encoding uncharacterized protein LOC143229400, protein MTFLSKSSWRFCFLCFLLFACISYGNVLNPSKHKFSREIYPTQKEETLTHRIVSRQVAENEISKVKRIPPHKAFHQFHFQPINLRRPITPAKNHEVLPLPNPPERVTPPLDIPKKSHPEPLPIPPPPSISRPIPKSPSPLLPPAVLNKQLPSLPPPPPQPPPPSKTTEISLSPPPEQDKQFQYPKFDDAEYEVFEPQRINTPTPLSYPGQLFPPPVRDKIKENALHSHSIFQNFLLQSAKKGRNFQLEIPTAVIHPQQLPSPLIEEKEIEIIPPPFKVSPELPSQVINKSKPQQNELPETFLHQEHPVFPPVQKKRNEIISHPHKTFHEFHLQQVKTPPAPQQIEIPITHLMQEQPLPPPIEEQDKEIALPPHKAFHEFHFEQRKQPRPHKIEITNKLFHPEQPLPPPIEEKDEEIALPPHKAFHEFHFQPRKQPRPHQIEIPTKLFHPKQPLPPPIEEQDKEIALPPHKAFHEFHFEQRKQPRPHKIEITNKLFHPEQPLPPPIEEKDEEIALPPHKAFHEFHFQPRKQPRPHQIEIPTKLFHPKQPLPPPIEEQDKEIALPPHKAFHEFHFQPRKQPRPHHIEILTKPIHPKQPLPPPIEEQGKEIALPLHKAFHKFHFQPIKQLTPHHFETPKTSLHPQQPLSLLLKEREKESTFPPHKAFNEFHFQPIKQTRPHQIEISTKRIHPEQRLPRPIEEQDKEIVLPPHKAFHEFHFQPRKQPRPHQIEIPTKPIHPKQPLPPPIEEQDEEIALPPHKAFHEFHFQPIKQPVSYHLETPTTSLHPQQPLPPSTEEKEIEIDLPPHKAFHEFHFQPIKQSAPHHLESPIIANLPEQPIPPSIEKKEKEIALPPHKAFHEFLFEPKKQPIPFNVENPNISLPLKQQLPPHKAFHEFHFQPRKQLRPHQTEIPTTSLLPEQPLTPLIEDKESDIALPPHKTFHELNIQLKKQPRPYQIETPITFVRQEQPIPSLIEEKDKEIAPPSRKSFLNLNFEPIRKPRLHKTEILTLYNQGQPPTTLIQDAPKDIIIPNHREVPQFHIEAVEEPKQKNYIKPDIRKPDISPDVSQFPHPQPIQRPRSVSIRLKPLKLFLRNSPPETPKIVDAKIQAPDIPFDHNILVSLPEYHSQPIIPSDVQRFTENQPLLPQKPGTINSYFENKMLTKPIEPITPITPDSISKSQFLVPSKDIEFFPVTKNLMHNLPSVKDFEDNIANKKKSKVQDSQIKLPPHKAFHQFHYEPIKLSRVRRDRVR, encoded by the exons ATG ACGTTTTTGTCCAAATCGTCGTGGagattttgtttcttgtgtttcttactgttcgcttgtatatcttatggaaatgttttaaatccATCGAAGCACAAGTTTTCAAGAGAGATTTATCCTACACAAAAAGAAGAAACCTTGACACACCGTATCGTTAGCCGTCAAGTGGCAGAAAACGAAATTTCTAAAGTTAAGCGAATTCCGCCTCATAAGGCATTTCACCAATTCCATTTCCAACCTATTAACCTTCGGCGGCCAATCACGCCAGCAAAAAACCATGAAGTTTTGCCACTACCAAACCCACCCGAAAGAGTCACTCCTCCACTTGACATTCCGAAAAAATCACATCCAGAACCATTACCAATTCCACCTCCACCATCTATTTCACGACCAATACCGAAAAGCCCATCGCCATTGCTGCCACCTgcagttttaaacaaacaattaccTTCGTTACCACCTCCTCCTCCACAGCCACCTCCACCATCAAAGACAACAGAGATATCTTTATCACCACCTCCAGAGCAGGACAAACAGTTTCAGTATCCTAAGTTTGACGATGCTGAATATGAGGTTTTCGAGCCCCAGCGTATTAATACTCCCACTCCACTATCTTACCCTGGACAATTATTTCCACCGCctgtaagagataaaattaaagaaaatgcaCTTCATTCTCATAGTATTTTTCAGAATTTCCTTTTGCAATCAGCAAAGAAAGGAAGAAACTTCCAACTTGAAATCCCAACAGCAGTTATTCACCCACAACAACTTCCTTCACCACTTATAGAAGAGAAAGAAATAGAGATTATACCTCCACCATTTAAGGTTTCTCCCGAGCTCCCTTCtcaagtaataaataaatcaaaaccaCAGCAAAATGAACTCCCCGAAACATTTCTTCACCAAGAACATCCAGTTTTCCCTCCCgtacaaaagaaaagaaatgaaattattagtcATCCTCATAAGACATTTCACGAGTTTCATTTACAGCAGGTGAAAACACCACCAGCGCCACAGCAAATTGAAATCCCCATAACACACCTTATGCAAGAGCAACCACTTCCACCACCTATAGAAGAGCAGGACAAAGAAATTGCTCTCCCACCTCATAAAGCTTTTCACGAATTTCATTTTGAACAAAGAAAGCAACCAAGGCCACACAAGattgaaattacaaacaaactttttcatcCAGAACAACCACTTCCACCACCCATAGAAGAGAAGGACGAAGAAATTGCTCTCCCACCTCATAAAGCTTTTCACGAATTTCATTTTCAACCAAGAAAACAACCAAGACCACATCAGATTGAAATTCCAACCAAACTTTTTCATCCAAAACAACCACTTCCACCACCCATAGAAGAACAGGACAAAGAAATTGCTCTCCCACCTCATAAAGCTTTTCACGAATTTCATTTTGAACAAAGAAAGCAACCAAGGCCACACAAGattgaaattacaaacaaactttttcatcCAGAACAACCACTTCCACCACCCATAGAAGAGAAGGACGAAGAAATTGCTCTCCCACCTCATAAAGCTTTTCACGAATTTCATTTTCAACCAAGAAAACAACCAAGACCACATCAGATTGAAATTCCAACCAAACTTTTTCATCCAAAACAACCACTTCCACCACCCATAGAAGAACAGGACAAAGAAATTGCTCTCCCACCTCATAAAGCTTTTCACGAATTTCATTTTCAACCAAGAAAACAACCAAGGCCACATCATATTGAAATTCTAACCAAACCTATTCATCCAAAACAACCACTTCCACCACCCATAGAAGAGCAGGGCAAAGAAATTGCTCTCCCACTTCATAAAGCTTTCCACAAGTTCCATTTTCAACCTATAAAGCAACTAACGCCACACCACTTTGAAACCCCAAAAACATCTCTTCACCCACAACAACCACTTTCACTACTCCTAAAAGAGAGGGAAAAAGAAAGTACTTTTCCACCTCATAAAGCTTTCAATGAATTTCATTTCCAACCTATAAAGCAAACAAGGCCACACCAGATTGAAATTTCAACAAAACGTATTCATCCAGAACAACGACTTCCACGACCTATAGAAGAGCAGGACAAAGAAATTGTTCTCCCACCTCATAAAGCTTTTCACGAATTTCATTTTCAACCAAGAAAACAACCAAGGCCACATCAGATTGAAATTCCAACCAAACCTATTCATCCAAAACAACCACTTCCACCACCCATAGAAGAGCAGGACGAAGAAATTGCTCTCCCACCTCATAAAGCGTTTCACGAGTTTCATTTTCAACCTATAAAGCAACCAGTGTCATACCACCTTGAAACCCCAACAACATCACTTCACCCACAACAACCACTTCCACCATCTACAGAagagaaagaaatagaaattGATCTTCCACCTCATAAAGCTTTCCACGAGTTTCACTTCCAACCCATAAAGCAATCGGCACCACATCACTTAGAAAGCCCAATAATAGCCAATCTCCCAGAACAACCAATTCCGCCTTccatagaaaagaaagaaaaagaaattgcTCTTCCACCTCATAAAGCTTTCCATGAATTTCTATTCGAGCCTAAAAAACAACCAATACCATTTAACGTTGAAAACCCAAATATATCTCTTCCTCTCAAACAACAGCTTCCACCTCACAAAGCTTTCCACGAGTTCCATTTTCAACCTAGAAAGCAGCTAAGACCACATCAGACTGAAATACCAACGACATCTCTTCTCCCAGAACAACCACTTACACCGCTAATAGAAGATAAAGAAAGTGATATTGCTCTCCCACCTCATAAAACTTTCCACGAGTTAAATATTcaacttaaaaaacaaccaaGACCATACCAGATTGAAACACCAATAACATTTGTTCGCCAAGAACAACCAATTCCATCACTAATAGAAGAGAAGGATAAGGAAATTGCACCTCCCTCTCGTAAGAGCTTTCTCAACCTTAACTTTGAACCTATTAGAAAACCAAGACTGCATAAAACTGAAATTCTAACGCTTTATAACCAAGGGCAACCACCTACAACACTCATACAAGATGCACCAAAAGATATTATAATACCTAATCATCGGGAAGTCCCACAATTTCATATCGAGGCAGTAGAAGAACCTaagcaaaaaaattatataaaaccaGACATTAGAAAGCCTGATATATCGCCTGACGTTTCCCAATTTCCTCATCCACAGCCAATTCAAAGACCACGATCAGTATCAATTAGATTGAAGCCTTTGAAACTGTTTCTTCGAAACTCTCCTCCCGAAACGCCAAAAATAGTAGATGCTAAAATTCAAGCTCCTGATATTCCTTTCGACCATAACATTCTTGTATCTTTACCTGAATATCATTCTCAACCTATTATACCATCGGATGTCCAAAGATTTACAGAGAATCAACCTTTATTACCACAAAAACCTGGtacaataaattcatattttgaaaacaagatgTTAACTAAACCTATAGAACCTATAACTCCTATAACTCCCGATTCAATTTCTAAATCACAGTTTCTAGTTCCTTCAAAAGATATCGAATTTTTTCCAGTAACCAAAAACTTAATGCATAATCTCCCTTCAGTAAAAGACTTTGAAGATAATATAGCTAATAAGAAGAAATCCAAGGTTCAAGACTCGCAAATAAAATTACCTCCCCATAAAGCTTTTCACCAATTTCATTATGAGCCAATCAAGTTATCACGTGTGCGGAGGGATAGAGTGAGATAA